The following proteins are encoded in a genomic region of Hyla sarda isolate aHylSar1 chromosome 3, aHylSar1.hap1, whole genome shotgun sequence:
- the LOC130362823 gene encoding serine palmitoyltransferase 3-like isoform X1: MKSSQLQSCQGMQNGAANGNLYKREYKESYEEAPLYIPVLTYFGYGILILFGHIRDFMRKWGLEQCHMAKEREEQRDFVPLYQDFENFYTRNIYMRLRDAFSRPVCSVPGALFDLKEQVSDDYNWTFSDTGKVIKDVINMGSYNYLGFAENNEESLETVKNVLEKYGSGVCSTRHEMGLMDKLQELENLVAEFLHVEAAMVCSMGFATNSTNIPVLVGKGCLILSDELNHTSLILGARLSGATIRVFQHNNMKNLEKLLREAVVNGQPRIRRAWKKILIIVEGIYSMEGSIVHLPEIIELKKKYKAYLYVDEAHSIGAVGPTGRGVVEYFGMDPADVDVLMGTFTKSFGSVGGYIAGKREIIDYLRNHSHSAFYAPSIPPPIAEQIIRVMKCIMGRDGTLTGQQRVNQLAENTRYFRQKLRDLNLIIYGNEDSPVVPVLMYMPSKVGAFTRHMLKKKIGVVIVGFPATPIAETRVRFCISAAHTKEMLDKVVDELDKMGDFLNVKHSRKTRRNRTVLYDESNIELDA; encoded by the exons TCCCTGTGCTTACCTACTTCGGTTATGGAATTTTAATCTTATTTGGCCATATACGGGATTTCATGAGAAAATGGGGATTAGAACAATGTCACATGGCCAAAGAAAGGGAAGAGCAAAGA GATTTTGTGCCTCTTTACCAAGACTTTGAAAATTTCTACACAAGAAATATTTACATGCGCCTCCGTGATGCTTTTAGTCGGCCCGTATGCAGTGTTCCTGGCGCCCTGTTTGATCTGAAGGAGCAGGTGTCTGATGACTACAACTGGACTTTTAG TGACACCGGAAAAGTCATCAAGGATGTGATCAATATGGGATCATACAACTATCTGGGTTTTGCAGAAAATAATGAAGAGTCCTTAGAAACAGTAAAGAATGTATTAGAGAAGTATGGTTCTGGAGTGTGCAGTACTAGACATGAAATGG GGCTAATGGATAAACTTCAAGAGCTGGAAAACTTGGTTGCAGAGTTCCTTCATGTAGAAGCAGCGATGGTTTGCAGTATGGGTTTTGCCACAAATTCAACAAACATTCCAGTTCTGGTTGGAAAG GGCTGTCTTATACTAAGTGATGAATTAAACCACACTTCTCTGATTCTTGGAGCAAGACTCTCTGGAGCCACCATTCGAGTATTCCAACACAACA ATATGAAGAACCTGGAAAAACTATTGCGGGAAGCTGTAGTGAATGGTCAGCCACGAATTCGCAGAGCCTGGAAGAAAATTCTTATTATCGTCGAGGGCATTTacag TATGGAAGGATCTATTGTACATCTTCCAGAAATAATAGAATTAAAGAAGAAGTACAAAGCTTACTTATACGTGGACGAAGCACACAGTATAGGAGCAGTGGGGCCTACAGGGCGAGGTGTGGTGGAATATTTTGGCATGGATCCTGCAGACGTGGATGTATTGATGGGAACATTTACCAAAAGCTTTGGTTCTGTAGGGGGATATATTGCTGGAAAAAGG GAAATTATCGATTACTTACGGAACCACTCACATAGTGCATTTTACGCACCATCTATACCGCCACCTATAGCTGAGCAAATCATACGGGTAATGAAGTGCATTATGGGACGTGATGGGACACTGACAG GCCAGCAAAGAGTCAACCAGCTCGCAGAGAACACCAGATACTTCAGACAAAAATTACGTGACTtgaatttaattatttatggaaaTGAAGACTCTCCGGTCGTCCCTGTGCTCATGTACATGCCAAGCAAAGTAGG GGCTTTCACAAGGCACATGCTAAAGAAGAAAATTGGTGTTGTTATAGTTGGTTTCCCAGCAACTCCTATAGCTGAGACTAGAGTGAGGTTTTGCATTTCAGCCGCACATACCAAGGAAATGTTGGACAAG GTCGTGGATGAGCTGGATAAAATGGGTGACTTTCTAAATGTAAAGCATTCCCGTAAAACCAGAAGAAATCGTACAGTGCTTTATGATGAGTCCAACATAGAACTTGATGCTTGA
- the LOC130362823 gene encoding serine palmitoyltransferase 3-like isoform X2, giving the protein MKSSQLQSCQGMNGAANGNLYKREYKESYEEAPLYIPVLTYFGYGILILFGHIRDFMRKWGLEQCHMAKEREEQRDFVPLYQDFENFYTRNIYMRLRDAFSRPVCSVPGALFDLKEQVSDDYNWTFSDTGKVIKDVINMGSYNYLGFAENNEESLETVKNVLEKYGSGVCSTRHEMGLMDKLQELENLVAEFLHVEAAMVCSMGFATNSTNIPVLVGKGCLILSDELNHTSLILGARLSGATIRVFQHNNMKNLEKLLREAVVNGQPRIRRAWKKILIIVEGIYSMEGSIVHLPEIIELKKKYKAYLYVDEAHSIGAVGPTGRGVVEYFGMDPADVDVLMGTFTKSFGSVGGYIAGKREIIDYLRNHSHSAFYAPSIPPPIAEQIIRVMKCIMGRDGTLTGQQRVNQLAENTRYFRQKLRDLNLIIYGNEDSPVVPVLMYMPSKVGAFTRHMLKKKIGVVIVGFPATPIAETRVRFCISAAHTKEMLDKVVDELDKMGDFLNVKHSRKTRRNRTVLYDESNIELDA; this is encoded by the exons TCCCTGTGCTTACCTACTTCGGTTATGGAATTTTAATCTTATTTGGCCATATACGGGATTTCATGAGAAAATGGGGATTAGAACAATGTCACATGGCCAAAGAAAGGGAAGAGCAAAGA GATTTTGTGCCTCTTTACCAAGACTTTGAAAATTTCTACACAAGAAATATTTACATGCGCCTCCGTGATGCTTTTAGTCGGCCCGTATGCAGTGTTCCTGGCGCCCTGTTTGATCTGAAGGAGCAGGTGTCTGATGACTACAACTGGACTTTTAG TGACACCGGAAAAGTCATCAAGGATGTGATCAATATGGGATCATACAACTATCTGGGTTTTGCAGAAAATAATGAAGAGTCCTTAGAAACAGTAAAGAATGTATTAGAGAAGTATGGTTCTGGAGTGTGCAGTACTAGACATGAAATGG GGCTAATGGATAAACTTCAAGAGCTGGAAAACTTGGTTGCAGAGTTCCTTCATGTAGAAGCAGCGATGGTTTGCAGTATGGGTTTTGCCACAAATTCAACAAACATTCCAGTTCTGGTTGGAAAG GGCTGTCTTATACTAAGTGATGAATTAAACCACACTTCTCTGATTCTTGGAGCAAGACTCTCTGGAGCCACCATTCGAGTATTCCAACACAACA ATATGAAGAACCTGGAAAAACTATTGCGGGAAGCTGTAGTGAATGGTCAGCCACGAATTCGCAGAGCCTGGAAGAAAATTCTTATTATCGTCGAGGGCATTTacag TATGGAAGGATCTATTGTACATCTTCCAGAAATAATAGAATTAAAGAAGAAGTACAAAGCTTACTTATACGTGGACGAAGCACACAGTATAGGAGCAGTGGGGCCTACAGGGCGAGGTGTGGTGGAATATTTTGGCATGGATCCTGCAGACGTGGATGTATTGATGGGAACATTTACCAAAAGCTTTGGTTCTGTAGGGGGATATATTGCTGGAAAAAGG GAAATTATCGATTACTTACGGAACCACTCACATAGTGCATTTTACGCACCATCTATACCGCCACCTATAGCTGAGCAAATCATACGGGTAATGAAGTGCATTATGGGACGTGATGGGACACTGACAG GCCAGCAAAGAGTCAACCAGCTCGCAGAGAACACCAGATACTTCAGACAAAAATTACGTGACTtgaatttaattatttatggaaaTGAAGACTCTCCGGTCGTCCCTGTGCTCATGTACATGCCAAGCAAAGTAGG GGCTTTCACAAGGCACATGCTAAAGAAGAAAATTGGTGTTGTTATAGTTGGTTTCCCAGCAACTCCTATAGCTGAGACTAGAGTGAGGTTTTGCATTTCAGCCGCACATACCAAGGAAATGTTGGACAAG GTCGTGGATGAGCTGGATAAAATGGGTGACTTTCTAAATGTAAAGCATTCCCGTAAAACCAGAAGAAATCGTACAGTGCTTTATGATGAGTCCAACATAGAACTTGATGCTTGA